The Moorena producens PAL-8-15-08-1 genomic interval CGCTTCGGATGATCCAACTGACTGAAAAGGCAGATGAGGAAGTGCGCCGGGATATGTTTGAAAGGATCAATACAGGTAGCGTTGAGCTAAATGACATGGAGAAACGCAGAGGAATATCACCCGGACCATTCCTAGATCTCTTGAAGCCACTCTCCAAAAATGAAAAATTCCTTCAGCTATGTCCGTTTTCAGAAGCCCGAATCCTCAGACGTGAACCCCAGGAATTCGTGTTACGTTTTTTCGCCTATCTGAACAACTATAAGAATTTTGAACACCAAGTTAAGAAATTTCTTGATGACTACTTGGAAGAACACAACAAGCCCGGACTTGATCGTGAGAAAATGGAGGCGGAATTCCAATCAATGTTGGATTTCGTAGAGAAGCACTTTAAAAATGGATTTAGCAAATCAAAACGACATACAACGACGCCTCGTATTCGATTTGAGGCTATCTCCGTTGGGGTTGCTCTTGCCTTGAGGGAAAATAGAAATCTTAAGCCAAAATCAATGAATTGGCTTGACTCGCCAGAATTTAAGAAGCACACTACCTCTGATGCAAGTAACTCTAGACCTAAAGTAATTCGGCGTATTGAGTATGTGCGTGATCAACTCCTAGGGAAAGCATGACAAGTCCATTATTTGAAGATTTCAACGAACGCTCTAAAGAAGTGAGTAAGTATTTTATTGTTATGAAAAATATGGAGCAAGGAACAATTAAGTTAAGTATGGAGGGTAAGAGTGGAGAACCTAAAATTAAACAAATTGACCCTGAGTTATTAAAAACTATGAAAGCTAGTGGATTCTTGTTGCTTTACAATCTGGTCGAATCCACAATGCGAAATGCTATAGAAGCCATCTTTGATGAACTTCAGAGTAAACGAATTTCCTTTGATGAAATCAGACCTGAACTTAAGAAAATTTTCTTAAAAAACCTTAAAAACCGAAAACATGATGATGATTTCATTTCAAATATAACAGCGATTTCTCTTGACATTATCAATGCTGGTTTTGATAAACAAAAACTATTTTCAGGCAACATTGACGGAAAAAAGATCCAGGAAACAGCAAAGGAATATGGGTTCTCATGCACAACTGACCACGCGAAGACTGGAAATGGAAAGGATTTGTTAACTGTTAAAGATAACAGAAACCATTTAGCCCATGGCATCAAGTCCTTTGCTGAAGTAGGAAGAGAGCAAAGTGCTGATGACCTCTTAAAAATAAAAAATAAGGTAGTCAAGTATTTAAGGCAGATACTACAAAATATAGAAACCTATCTAGCTAACCAGGAATACTTGGATTCATCCACCACTACTCCTTAATTTATATATTACTAACGTGCTTCAGAATACTTTGAGCTACTACCTGACCCAACTTTACAGGAACAGCATTGCCAATTAGACGCCCGACATGATTAAACAGCACAGGTTTAGTGTCTGCAACAAATTTATAGTCCCGAGGAAAAGTTTGTAACAATGCAGCTTCCCTCAGAGATATGGCTCTGTCTTGTTCAGGGTGTCCGAAGCGACCATTACCAAAACCAAAAGACTGTGTAGTAATCGTTGGACTTGGCAAATCCCATTCCATCCGACCATAGACTGCTGAATATGTCTTACCGCTATCCTTAGTATGACATTCTGCAACTAACTCATCGGGCCAGTCTCGCCAAGTTCCACCAGGCAATGAAGCACGGATACGACGGAGATTTAGTGCTGAAAGTTTACTGCACCGATGGAGTCGGTCAGTTTTTGATGATTCACCTGCCCCAAGAGGTTCAAGGTCATAGATTGTTTTGCGTACTGTTTCGTAATTCTTGTTATTGTGGGTGGGGAGAATTAGATTGATTTTACTAAACTTGGAAGCAAAAAAGACTAACCGCTTGCGAATTTGAGGAATACCGTAGTCTTTACACTCAACCTCATCAAATGAGATAAAATAACCATGATTTTTTAATTCAGTGGTGAATTCCTCGAAAACTTGATATCGTCTCAATTGAGGCACGTTTTCCATGGAAACGATTTCTGGATTACACTCCCGGACGAGGCGAGCAAAGTCATGGAGAAGTTTCCACTTAGTGGTTTTGTTGGTGTATCGCCTGGAATAGTTGGAAAAGGGCTGGCATGGAGCACATCCTGCTAGTACCTTGATCTGATCTCTTCTGTAGTGTTTTGCTAAGTCAGTACCAGTGAGTTCTTCTACGCCTTGGAGTATAAACTTGGCTTTATTGTTGTATTCATAGGGAAACTGACATATAGGGTCAATATCATACCCGACAGTCACAGGAAGACCCGCCTGCTGGAAGCCATGGGTCAGCCCCCCAGCACCACAAAACAGGTCTACTGCGGAAATAGCGATCATTAAGTCTATCTAGAGGGTTTACCTAAACCAATGTGTTAACCGATTTATTAAGGTAACTGATCTAATCCCTAACTGCAAGTCTCAGGATAAAGGTGAGCCACCGGACAGATGGTGATGGGCTGAGGTGGTGATGAGGTGATGAATGTCTAGTTATACTCCAAGATTGTAGCAATATTTTTGGAAATTGGCTTGACACCAATTGGCATAACAGAAAGGAAAACCTCAACCCTTCTGAGGTAACCTCGCTTTCCCAAACACTTGCTGAGGAGTAAGTTCCAAACCTTCAAAAAGCGAGTCAGTGATCAGCGCAGCTTTGGTATAAGTCCGTGGTGGCGCATCTGGATAAAAAATTGTGATACTTCTCGCCTGAGGATCAACAACCCAAACTCGCAACACTCCCGCTTCTAAATAATCGGTTGCTTTCTCGGCTAATTGCCCAAAGGTTTGTCCTGGTGAGATAATTTCAATGGCTAACTCTGGGGGTACTGGACAAGGCTCATCTTCTATCACTTCTGAGGGCAGACGCTCAACCGAAATGTAGGTTAAATCAGGCACAGGTACCCAGTCTTGACCGTGACGTTGCAAGACTATTGCCCACTCTGGATTGACTTCACCCTTTTCCTGACACCACTGATCCAAAAGTGTATATAAAGCACCAGTTACCCTAGCATGAAAACGTTTAGGAGACATTTTCGGTACTGCAACCCCATCAACTAATTCATAGGTTACATCGGTTGAAGGCATTGCCAGAAATTCTTCTAGGGTAAGTAGAGTTTTGAGTTGTGGCATTTTCATAGGGACCCCGAGATCATGTATCTGGTGTCAGTTGCTTCAGTATATACCGATTGCAAAAAATAGTGCTACACATTTTAATTATCTAGCAGACCCCATTACCTGATTACCTCTGGGGCAATCTCTTAGGCTTTGCAATGCTACGATAAAAGGCAAAAACAAGAAGTCGTAACCTTGTGTCTGTCTTTACTCAATCGAGGGGAAAAAACCTTGGACAGCCTTTAGCTGTACCAACTGAACCGGTCTGGCGCTTTAGGGTTGAACAATACCACCAGATGATTCGCTGGGGTATCCTGGGCGAAGATGACCCAGTGGAACTGCTGGAAGGGTGGCTAATTCCTAAAATGCCGAAAAATCCACCACATCGTGCCTCTACGAAACTAACTCGGAATGCACTGGAAGCGATTATTCCAAACGGATGGTACGTAGATGCACAAGAACCAATTACTTTAGAAAATAGTGAGCCAGAACCAGATATCGTGATTGTTAAAGGCGATACTCGCGATTATCTTGACCGCCATCCTGGTGCTTCAGACCTAGCTTTAGTGGTTGAAATTGCTGACTCCACCCTAGAACGAGACCGAACCTTAAAGAAAGGCATCTATGCTCGCGCAGGTATTTCAGTGTATTGGATTGTCAATCTGATCGACAAGCAACTCGAAGTTTATACCCAACCCATTGATCTTGCTACAACGCCAACCTATCAACAACGTCAAGATTACAAACCCTCCGAACAAGTGTCTGTTCTAATCGATGGCTCTCCCATTGGTTCGTTGACTGTGCAAGACCTATTACCGTGACCTTTACGTGATTTTAACTGCACTGCGTTCGCGTAGCGTAGCCCTTTGGGCTAATCGCGTAGCGTGGCTGACAGCTGACGGCTGAACGCGCACGCGTGAGCTTTTAGCTCACGGCTGATAGCTTAATGCTTACCCAACAATAATCCACCACAAACTAATCCCTAAAACTATCGTACTCACATGGTGTGGTAATAACAAACTAAACGGTTGACGCCCTATCTTCTGGGTCAAAAACAGGGATAAAAGCACTCCAGCAATTAACGTAGTTCCCTGCAAGAACGCAATTACTGCTGGATGGGCTACCAACACAGGTAATCCTTCACCACTCAATCCAAAGGTGGCAAACATTACCGGTAAAATTTTTCCCCCTTCTCCTAAACCAAGCCGCCAATAATGAGCCAAATTACCAGCTAACACTAAGGGTAAATATCCATAAGCTAATTTAACAAAAGAACTTGGCTTACGAATTTCTTTTACCTGATATAATCCTACCCTTATTCCTTGAGCCAATAGTGGCAAAATTGCTGGTAAACTCAACACTGTTACCGAAAGCAAACCATGAGTCCAAAACTGACTCAAATCCCACCCTAACCCCAGGTTTTCTTGCAATTCTGGTAAACGGTGCAAAAACACTGCTCCTAACAATAATAATAACAAGGCTACCTCATAACTGCGATACACATGGGTAGTCCACAATTCAATGCCTGGAGGACGTAAATTCACTTCTACTGAACGATGGGGACAGGCTTTCAAACAGGTCATGCACAACACACAATCCCGGTTATCTTCTAATTGTGCTGGATGAGAGTACAAAGGACAGCCATCAGTTTCCATGCCCTCTCCTTTTTCTGGACCACCTTTATAACATTGATAGGTACTACATTCCGCTGAACATATCCCTTGTTGTGCTCGTAATTCCGTTATCGCTAGTTTAGCGAACATGCCATTCATGCCGCCAATGGGACATAAATAGCGACACCAGAAGCGTCGCTCAAAAATTGCGGAACATATCATCGCACCTGCTGTAATTAATAACAGTAGACAAGCGGAAAGATAAGCGGTATTTTCCAAATCCCACAATTCTTCCCACAATAAAATCAGGAAAAATAAGCCAAACAAAAACCATCCTCCCCAGGTTTGAGCTTGTTCTCGGGGCCAACGTTTTAACTTACGGGGAAATAGCCACAGGGATACTTTCTGAGTAACTTCCCCATAAATCATGAATGGACAAACTGCACACCATAACCTACCCACAAAGGGAAAACTAATTAATACTAAGGGCCACCACCACGCCCAGAATAAATTAAGCGCAAAATTTTCTTGACGATTCTGAGGTCCGATAAATAAAATAGCAACAATAATCGCAAAAGCCGTTAAGGTAAAGCCATAATTAATCCGGTCTGGCCACCAAGGGCTGCGGAGAAAGCGACGTAACCCTGGATAAGCATTTAAGAGATTGAGACGAAATTTCTTTTTCTTACTTTGGGAAGGCCAGATAATTTCTTCAGTTAGTTCTGAACATCCTTCTAACTGCACAATGGCTCGTTCAACTAAATTAAATAATTCCCTGAGATTATTGGGAAAATCATAAGCCTGTAATCGCCGTAATGCTTCGGGAGTTATCCGGTTTTTATTAATACATTTAGCACGAGATATGATACTAATATAGTAGTTGACTATATCACCAATGTCAGCTTTTCGTACCCGTAATGGTGGCACTTTAATCAATTGTCCTGCCACTGAATCAATCTCTGGCAGTTTTCTCTCGGCAATCATGATAATCCGAGCCTGACTGGTAGAGACGTTGACTGTAACATCTCTACTGTTTTGGGAACGGCTGACTGGAGTATAGGTATTGGTTCTAAGTAAATTAGCAATTGGTGTAATCAGTTCTGGAGGAAGTTCTTGAATATTATTTAATAGTAAAGTTCCTTGACCTAAGGCTTCAATTAACCCAGGTTTCCCCCCCGCACGACCAAATAATTCTGCTCCCCTAGCTTGTAATTTAGAGCAATCGACTTTAATCATCGCTTCTCTGCGATAGGGAGAACTAAAATGAATCAAGGCTGCTATGTTATCTTTTTCCAGTCCAGGTTCTCCGAAGATTATCACCGATTCGCGGTTTTCCGCTGCTTGTTTTACTTGCGATCGCAATCGCACCCCATAGCGACTTTTCCCAATAATCCCCCGTTTAGCTTTACTAACCAGATACGGTCGTAAGATAGTTTGACGCTCTTGTTCATAGGCTAGCTGAGCGGATAACTCTTCTACTTCTTCAGCCAGTTGTTGGGAGAAAGCTTGGGTAATTTCTGGATAGTGTTCCACGAGTGCCCGAAATTCGGAAGCACTGACAAACCAAAACTGACATTCGTTGAGGGTAATTAAGGTTTGCTCAACAGGTTTGTTCAATAATATAGCTTCTAGATTAATCACTGCCCCAGGGAGTAAACCCACAGCTTGCCAATCCTCAGGATTGCTTTCAATCCGACCTGAGCGGAGAATATATAATCCTGGGGGAGGGGTATTGGCTAGCACTAAGGTTTGGTTTGCTGGCAAAATCCGCTCTTCGAGCTTAGGTGCTAGATTCTGTAACACCTCCTGAGTCAACATACTTAGAGCAGTTCGTTGTTTTAGCCACGTCACTAAGTCTGAAAGGGTCATGATTGGCTCCAGGATAGACAGTGATGGGAAGTTCAGTTAGTCAAAATATTATTATGGTTAGGGAAGTTTTGTTAATTATTACTTGTTACTTATTAATTTTTAACTGAATAGTAATAAGTAAATCTGCAACTTTCACGGCAGTTAAGCTCTGGTCGTGCCTAACGCCAGAGCTAACCATTCATCAGAATTCAATTTCGGATTGCTATATCAAGTTATCTAAACGAGCACGGAGGGATTTGAACCCCCGACACCCAGAACCGGAATCTGGTGCTCTATCCACTGAGCTACGCGCCCTTGTGCTTGAGTGACTATATCAAGCCTTACTCTATTTGATTAGCTTTGATAATAGCACACTATTGCAATTACTAATTATACACCACTTGAGCACCGAAAAGTGTAAACTGTTTTAAATCTGCCTAAGCTTGTGCCATTGGCTAGAGATAACTGGCTGGATCGACAGGTTCACCGTTCTTACGAACCTCAAAATGGAGGTGGGGACCGGTAGAGAAACCCGTAGACCCAACGGTTGCGATCGCATTTCCTCGTTTCACCGATTCTCCCTTACTCACCAAAAGTCTACTAGCATGACCATAGAGGGTAGCAATACTGTCGCCATGGTCAATAATTACGGTATTGCCATAACCACCATACCAACCAGCCAAAATTACTGTACCGCTATCTGCTGCTCGAATAGTACTGCCATAACTAGCCCCAAAGTCAATCCCAGAATGGAACCGAGATGTACCTAGAATGGGGTGACGTCGCCAACCAAAACTGCTGGTAATGGAGCCATTACTGGGATAAAGCAGCTGACCAGTATTAAAAATAACCGTTTTGCGAAGCCTTGCCTTCCTAGCTGCCGCAATCTTGTTTTGACGGGCAATCTCTCGTTGAATCAAGATCACAAGATTTTTAGAATCTTCTGCTAACTGAGCTTGGGATGCTTCTAAAGCTTCTCGGTTAGAATTAAGTCGCTCAATCAGTTGTTGCTGTGTCTTGAGCTGAGCTTGAAACTGCTTCTTTTTGGCTAGGAGTTGCTGTTTAAGTAGAGAAACTCGGTTTTTCTGAGCCTCTATCTCGGTTTTGCGTTGGTTAATGCTGTCGGCTTCAGCTTTTAAACTAGTTAAGATTTTCTGGTCTGTTTGATAGACTAACTTCAATCGGCGGCGTTGAGCCAGAAATTCGTTGATATCTTGACTTTTGAGGAGGATATTCGATCCAACTTCAGCAGTGGGCTGGCGCTGTAGAAAACGCAGTCGAGCAATGATTGCAGCACGCTTTTCGTAATAGCTTCTCTCGGCAATTGCTAAATCCTCCTGCAACTGGTCTAGACCCTGGTTAGCCAGTTGGATTTGCCCATTGTAATCCTGGTTAGCCGTATCAGTGGACTTGAGATTAAGCTCAATCACACCCAGCTTCTTCTGGGCAGATTGCTCCACATTAGATATGCGATCGCTTTCCTTAATAATAGTAGACCGCTGCTGCTCAATATGTTGCTGTATTTGTTGCAGGGTATCTACTGCTCCTGGGTTTACTGCTCCTGGGTTTACTACTTCTGGGTTGGTTGAGGGAGAAGTACTCCCTGGAATTGTGACGATTAGCAGCCAAAGCACACAGCCTAAACAAACTCTCCCTATCCCATGTAAGCCATACCAATCCCTAACCCTACCAAAGGCGTTGAACTTTTTCGTATAAATTCCCCTCTGCCGAATTTCCTTAACCACAGACTATCTCAGTATTGTGAACAATCATCGAAAAAATTCCCGAATACAGCTGTCAACGGTTGTAGATCAATTTATCCTGACGACAGTTAAACACTCCTTGGATATTATCTACTACTGCTGCCCCATAGTTAAGACTGAGGGTAAACCATTAGTGTTGTCATTATGGGGACTAGTGTTTACTATTTAGGTATCTAAGGTATTTGAGCTGGGAAATCATACATCAAAGTAAACACCACAAACCCTAGCAACAACCTCAGCGCAAACCTCAGTCCTCTAGTCTATTTAAGTAAGGGAAATCAAGTATACAGCGGGTTTAAATTCCGTGAATTACAGTATATATCTCGTTTTTTGGGGAGATGACAATAGGCAACAGAAGACTTAATCGTTCTGTTCTCAATTCCCCTTTACCCGTTCCCTAACTGTTCACTTTGGGGGAATTGAGACTTTTTTTCAGTAAAACTGTTACTTTTGCCTAATTTTCGGTAACTCTGTAAAGGTAGCTCATCTCAAATCTGGTCAAATAATGATTATATCCCTGATCGGGTAATTGGTAATTCGTAATTGGAAATTAGTAGTTGACGATTCCCCATTGCCCATTACCAAACATCAAGGGAATAGTTAACAAAACAGTAATTAACCGGACTTGATATCATCAGAGTTTTCAGTCAATCAGACCGACTTAAAACTTGTAATTAAACCAATATTAGGATTAATTTTTGTTATGACGGTACTAGCAGGATTTTACGTTTCTGGCGCTCTCTACTTTTTTTCGATCTGGTTTCAAGCTTTCCAGAAAGACACTAATTTATCTCCTGAGCAAATCCGCATATCTTGGATAGTGTTGACGATAGCAACCGTTTTTTGGCCAATCGTTGCCCCGATTGCTAATCTGGAGAAGAGTTCTATAAAAAAAGATTATTTAGTTAATCAACCAGAGGTTGATCCTAATAAAACAGGGATTTCACCTGAGCTATACCGAACTTAATTGGGACATATAAATTGAATCATACTGATATTATATCCGATAATATCAGTATTGTAAAACTTGGGTAATGGTAAATTTGTAACTAGGATTACTCCTAAGCCATTGCCCATTTTAATATCTTCCATCGTCAGCTATCAGCTATCAGCGGTCAGCGATTAGCGCTAGGGGCACGCGTGCGCGTTCAGCTAAAGGCTTATTGCTACACTAATTGATGTTTTTTTAAATCAAATAAGCCCCGATTGCGCTACGGGCACGCTGCGCGAACAATAGCGTGAGCCTTGGCCATTCGCGAATGGCTGACGGCTGTTCGCGCAGCGTGAGCTTTTAACTCACGGCTGAGGACTGAATGCTTCCTTGCACGTTCACTTAAAAGCTCTAAAATTTAGTAATCTCAATTCAGGAGCTTCGAGTCAGAATAAGTCAAAGTTATGTTGTTAGAATATAACAATTTTTAAGCTGCTGATACGCGCAGCCTACTCAACCAATCATTAAGATCTGCCAAAGCGCGATCGCGATATGCTCCATACCGTTCTCGCTTATTCTTTATCCGCACTGGCAATTCGGGCAAAATCCCAAAATTTGGTGGCATAGGCTGAAAATGCTTGGGTGATGCGGAACTGATAAACTCAAACAACGCTCCCATCATCGTAGTGGGTGGCATCGTTACCAGTTCCAATCCTAATACCAATCGCGCTGCATTGGTACCAGCCAGCCACCCTCCTGCAGCAGCTGCTGTATAACTTTCTGTTCCTACCAATTGACCAGCTGCCAACAAAGTAGACCGTTTTTTGAACTGTAGGGTTGGTTGCAATAACTCAGGAGCATTCAGAAACGTGTTCCGATGCATCACCCCCATGCGCACAAACTCTGCTTCTTCCAAACCTGGAATCAGTCGAAATACCCGTTTCTGCTCACCCCAGCGCAAATTGGTTTGGAATCCCACCATATTCCACAGCTGACCTGTTTTATCTTCCTGTCGCAGCTGTACCACAGCATAAGGACGCTGGTGCTGATTTTCTGGAGCGCGGAAGTCTCCCTTACGGGCATCAAACAGTCCCACTGGCTTCAGAGGACCATAGCGCATAGTATCTTCCCCGCGACGAGCCATCTCCTCAATGGGTAGGCACCCTTCAAAAAATTTAGCAGTTTCTTGCTCAAAGTCTTTCAATTCCGCCTTTTGAGCTGCACACAGTTCTTCCCAGAAGTGACGATACTGCTCCCGATTCATGGGACAATTAAGATAAGCAGCTTCTCCTTTGTCATACCGGGATGCCATAAAGGCGATATCACGATTGATGGATTCCCCCACTACAATCGGTGATGCAGCATCAAAAAAACTAAAGTATTCTAAACCAGTGAACTGTTGCAGGTCTTCGGCTAAAGCAGGACTAGTCAACGGACCGGTTGTCAGTACCACCACCCCTGTGGTCGGAATTTGCGGAACTTCCTCCCGTTGCAACTCGATCAGGGGATGACTAGCTAAGGTTTCCGTCAATTCCCGACTAAATACTGCTCGGTCTACAGCTAAGGCACCCCCAGCTGGAACAGCATGTTGATCAGCTTTGCCAATAATAATTGAACCAAGGCGTCTCAATTCTTCGTGCAACAAACCCGCAGCGCGATCGCTTGACTTAGCACCAAAGGAATTACTACATACTAGTTCTGCCAATTCGACCGTATGATGAGCCGGGGATAGTCGCACTGGTCGCATTTCGTGCAACACCACTGGTACTCCAGCCTGAGCAATTTGCCAAGCGGCTTCTGTACCCGCTAGTCCACCACCGATAACATTTACTTGTTGTTTGTCATTAGTCATTATATAGCAAAGGGAACAGGGAATAGGGAGTAGGGAATAGGGAGTAGGGAGTAGGGAATAGGGAGTAGGGAGTAGGGAGTAGGGAGTAGGGAGTAGGGAGTAGGGAGTAGGAGAAAAATCCTGTCTACCTCATTACTATTACAACCACTTTATTCAATTGTTAATTGTTAATTTTTAACTGTTACTATCAAATTTACAATTAACAATTTTATAGTCTCAATTTTCACTACTCAATTTTAATTTTTAACGGGGCAGTATCTGACTAAATAGTTAACAATTGAGTGATTGTTCCTGGTACTGGCAAAATAATACTGACTAAAATTAACAATGCTATGATTCCGCACAAATCTCGCCAGTTGTCAAGTTCTGAAACATCATTAAGGGCTGGTTCATCTGCCACTGGCATGAATAAAAGAATAATTGCCCACAGGAGTAATTCTGGCTGGATAAATACTAGGAGCATCATTAACAGCCGGGTAATTTGACCAATGGTCATACCAGTTCTTTGACCCAACATGGCATGGACGATATGCCCACCATCCAGTTGTCCCACTGGCATTAAATTAAAAGCAGTAACAACTAAACCGACATAACCAGCGACTGCCACAGGATGAAGGTTAATGGCTGTGTTCGAGACAAATTCACTGCCCAATGCCCATTTACTTAGTAAGCTTAGCAAAAGGGAAAATCGGGGATTGAGGGATTCTAGGTTCAAGATT includes:
- a CDS encoding DUF262 domain-containing protein: MPKSKKPEEITVQDKEAAEAEIREKQKPVDYDTKEYPVEILVQKYMDGKDDDTNELFIPDYQREMAWDETRQSKFIESILLGLPIPYIFVADINDPENDLGRLEIVDGTQRIRTLARFINNELTLTDLEKLKKLNKFRYTDLPLARQRRFKRSTLRMIQLTEKADEEVRRDMFERINTGSVELNDMEKRRGISPGPFLDLLKPLSKNEKFLQLCPFSEARILRREPQEFVLRFFAYLNNYKNFEHQVKKFLDDYLEEHNKPGLDREKMEAEFQSMLDFVEKHFKNGFSKSKRHTTTPRIRFEAISVGVALALRENRNLKPKSMNWLDSPEFKKHTTSDASNSRPKVIRRIEYVRDQLLGKA
- a CDS encoding MAE_28990/MAE_18760 family HEPN-like nuclease, with translation MTSPLFEDFNERSKEVSKYFIVMKNMEQGTIKLSMEGKSGEPKIKQIDPELLKTMKASGFLLLYNLVESTMRNAIEAIFDELQSKRISFDEIRPELKKIFLKNLKNRKHDDDFISNITAISLDIINAGFDKQKLFSGNIDGKKIQETAKEYGFSCTTDHAKTGNGKDLLTVKDNRNHLAHGIKSFAEVGREQSADDLLKIKNKVVKYLRQILQNIETYLANQEYLDSSTTTP
- a CDS encoding DNA cytosine methyltransferase, translated to MIAISAVDLFCGAGGLTHGFQQAGLPVTVGYDIDPICQFPYEYNNKAKFILQGVEELTGTDLAKHYRRDQIKVLAGCAPCQPFSNYSRRYTNKTTKWKLLHDFARLVRECNPEIVSMENVPQLRRYQVFEEFTTELKNHGYFISFDEVECKDYGIPQIRKRLVFFASKFSKINLILPTHNNKNYETVRKTIYDLEPLGAGESSKTDRLHRCSKLSALNLRRIRASLPGGTWRDWPDELVAECHTKDSGKTYSAVYGRMEWDLPSPTITTQSFGFGNGRFGHPEQDRAISLREAALLQTFPRDYKFVADTKPVLFNHVGRLIGNAVPVKLGQVVAQSILKHVSNI
- a CDS encoding Uma2 family endonuclease, translating into MPQLKTLLTLEEFLAMPSTDVTYELVDGVAVPKMSPKRFHARVTGALYTLLDQWCQEKGEVNPEWAIVLQRHGQDWVPVPDLTYISVERLPSEVIEDEPCPVPPELAIEIISPGQTFGQLAEKATDYLEAGVLRVWVVDPQARSITIFYPDAPPRTYTKAALITDSLFEGLELTPQQVFGKARLPQKG
- a CDS encoding Uma2 family endonuclease; this encodes MSVFTQSRGKNLGQPLAVPTEPVWRFRVEQYHQMIRWGILGEDDPVELLEGWLIPKMPKNPPHRASTKLTRNALEAIIPNGWYVDAQEPITLENSEPEPDIVIVKGDTRDYLDRHPGASDLALVVEIADSTLERDRTLKKGIYARAGISVYWIVNLIDKQLEVYTQPIDLATTPTYQQRQDYKPSEQVSVLIDGSPIGSLTVQDLLP
- a CDS encoding sigma 54-interacting transcriptional regulator, with the protein product MTLSDLVTWLKQRTALSMLTQEVLQNLAPKLEERILPANQTLVLANTPPPGLYILRSGRIESNPEDWQAVGLLPGAVINLEAILLNKPVEQTLITLNECQFWFVSASEFRALVEHYPEITQAFSQQLAEEVEELSAQLAYEQERQTILRPYLVSKAKRGIIGKSRYGVRLRSQVKQAAENRESVIIFGEPGLEKDNIAALIHFSSPYRREAMIKVDCSKLQARGAELFGRAGGKPGLIEALGQGTLLLNNIQELPPELITPIANLLRTNTYTPVSRSQNSRDVTVNVSTSQARIIMIAERKLPEIDSVAGQLIKVPPLRVRKADIGDIVNYYISIISRAKCINKNRITPEALRRLQAYDFPNNLRELFNLVERAIVQLEGCSELTEEIIWPSQSKKKKFRLNLLNAYPGLRRFLRSPWWPDRINYGFTLTAFAIIVAILFIGPQNRQENFALNLFWAWWWPLVLISFPFVGRLWCAVCPFMIYGEVTQKVSLWLFPRKLKRWPREQAQTWGGWFLFGLFFLILLWEELWDLENTAYLSACLLLLITAGAMICSAIFERRFWCRYLCPIGGMNGMFAKLAITELRAQQGICSAECSTYQCYKGGPEKGEGMETDGCPLYSHPAQLEDNRDCVLCMTCLKACPHRSVEVNLRPPGIELWTTHVYRSYEVALLLLLLGAVFLHRLPELQENLGLGWDLSQFWTHGLLSVTVLSLPAILPLLAQGIRVGLYQVKEIRKPSSFVKLAYGYLPLVLAGNLAHYWRLGLGEGGKILPVMFATFGLSGEGLPVLVAHPAVIAFLQGTTLIAGVLLSLFLTQKIGRQPFSLLLPHHVSTIVLGISLWWIIVG
- a CDS encoding murein hydrolase activator EnvC family protein; its protein translation is MVKEIRQRGIYTKKFNAFGRVRDWYGLHGIGRVCLGCVLWLLIVTIPGSTSPSTNPEVVNPGAVNPGAVDTLQQIQQHIEQQRSTIIKESDRISNVEQSAQKKLGVIELNLKSTDTANQDYNGQIQLANQGLDQLQEDLAIAERSYYEKRAAIIARLRFLQRQPTAEVGSNILLKSQDINEFLAQRRRLKLVYQTDQKILTSLKAEADSINQRKTEIEAQKNRVSLLKQQLLAKKKQFQAQLKTQQQLIERLNSNREALEASQAQLAEDSKNLVILIQREIARQNKIAAARKARLRKTVIFNTGQLLYPSNGSITSSFGWRRHPILGTSRFHSGIDFGASYGSTIRAADSGTVILAGWYGGYGNTVIIDHGDSIATLYGHASRLLVSKGESVKRGNAIATVGSTGFSTGPHLHFEVRKNGEPVDPASYL
- the trmFO gene encoding FADH(2)-oxidizing methylenetetrahydrofolate--tRNA-(uracil(54)-C(5))-methyltransferase TrmFO, which gives rise to MTNDKQQVNVIGGGLAGTEAAWQIAQAGVPVVLHEMRPVRLSPAHHTVELAELVCSNSFGAKSSDRAAGLLHEELRRLGSIIIGKADQHAVPAGGALAVDRAVFSRELTETLASHPLIELQREEVPQIPTTGVVVLTTGPLTSPALAEDLQQFTGLEYFSFFDAASPIVVGESINRDIAFMASRYDKGEAAYLNCPMNREQYRHFWEELCAAQKAELKDFEQETAKFFEGCLPIEEMARRGEDTMRYGPLKPVGLFDARKGDFRAPENQHQRPYAVVQLRQEDKTGQLWNMVGFQTNLRWGEQKRVFRLIPGLEEAEFVRMGVMHRNTFLNAPELLQPTLQFKKRSTLLAAGQLVGTESYTAAAAGGWLAGTNAARLVLGLELVTMPPTTMMGALFEFISSASPKHFQPMPPNFGILPELPVRIKNKRERYGAYRDRALADLNDWLSRLRVSAA